The following proteins come from a genomic window of Nicotiana tomentosiformis chromosome 12, ASM39032v3, whole genome shotgun sequence:
- the LOC104095191 gene encoding uncharacterized protein isoform X1: protein MDLNALPHPEDDEEIFGQQLEDEPEEFIVKHSHEHADYVASAVEISRREREERIQRLKRHRPDDRPTYPSQPRMRDEIYLTKTQKPSSRLPPGWLDCPAFGREIGRIIPSKVPLDETFNDCVLPGKRYSLRQVLHQQKVLGRKLGMVIDLTNTTRYYSSSDWRKEGIKHVKIPCKGRDAVPDNESCHLFVYEVSQFLVRQKDVKKYILVHCTHGFNRTGFMIIHFLMRTLPISVTQAIKIFTDARPPGIYKPDYIDALYAFYHEEKPEMVVCPVTPEWKRSSDLDLNGDAMPDIDDDGGPALPLPDNRETQISLSNDDILGDAVPQDQQDDLRQFCYQALKMTPRGRGTHFPGSHPVSLNRDNLQLLRQRYYYATWKADGTRYMMLITMGGCFLIDRHFNFRRVQMRFPCTHTDEGVAKRVHHFTLLDGEMVIDTLPGTQKQERRYLIYDMMALNGVSIVEQPFCERWRMIDKEVIGPRNHERQHICQSGNPYYRYECEPFRMRRKNFWLLSTVRKVLKELIPELSHEADGLIFQGWLDPYVPLTHHGLLKWKYPEMNSVDFLFEVVDGRELLYLHERGKKKLMEGNRVVFPDSSDPSDYLGKIIECSWDSNNQEWVWMRTRIDKGTPNDYNTYRKVLRSITDNITEEVLLNEISEIILLPIYVEGIQNDSKAHHHSGLVRRR, encoded by the exons ATGGATCTGAATGCCTTGCCTCATCCAGAGGATGACGAAGAGATTTTTGGACAACAATTAGAAGATGAACCAGAAGAATTCATTGTGAAACATAGCCATGAACATGCAGATTATGTTGCGAGTGCCGTGGAGATTTCACGCCGG GAGCGGGAGGAAAGGATTCAAAGACTTAAAAGACATCGTCCAGATGATAGGCCAACATATCCATCTCAGCCACGAATGCGTGATGAGATTTATCTGACAAAGACACAGAAGCCTAGCAGCAGACTTCCTCCAG GTTGGTTGGATTGTCCTGCATTTGGGCGGGAGATAGGTCGCATTATTCCTTCAAAGGTTCCTCTCGATGAAACTTTCAACGACTGTGTTCTTCCTGGCAAAAGATACTCGTTGAGGCAAGTCCTCCACCAACAGAAAGTTTTGGGAAGAAAG CTTGGTATGGTGATTGATCTCACAAATACAACTCGATACTATTCATCGTCAGATTGGAGGAAAGAAGGCATCAAGCATGTAAAG ATTCCATGCAAAGGCCGTGATGCTGTACCTGACAATGAGTCTTGCCATTTATTTGTCTATGAG GTTTCACAATTCCTTGTCCGTCAGAAAGATGTGAAGAAGTATATTCTTGTGCATTGCACACATGGGTTTAATCGCACTGGGTTCATGATTATTCATTTTCTTATGCGTACGCTGCCGATATCTGTCACTCAG GCAATCAAAATTTTTACTGATGCTCGCCCTCCTGGGATCTATAAGCCAGACTATATTGATGCTTTATATGCCTTTTATCATGAGGAAAAACCTGAAATGGTTGTTTGCCCTGTAACACCTGAGTGGAAAAGGTCTTCTGATCTTGATTTGAATGGCGATGCTATGCCGGATATCGATGATGATGGAGGTCCTGCGCTTCCGTTGCCT GATAATCGCGAAACACAAATATCATTGTCAAATGACGACATCCTGGGTGATGCAGTCCCACAAGATCAGCAAGATGATTTGCGACAGTTCTGTTATCAAGCACTGAAAATGACCCCAAGG GGCAGAGGCACACATTTTCCTGGCTCACATCCAGTCTCTCTTAACAG GGACAACTTGCAATTATTAAGGCAGCGCTACTACTATGCTACATGGAAGGCTGATGGGACACGGTATATGATGCTGATCACGATGGGTGGTTGTTTCTTAATTGATAGACATTTCAACTTCCGAAGGGTTCAAATGAGATTTCCGTGCACACACACTGATGAA GGTGTAGCCAAAAGGGTCCACCACTTCACTTTACTTGACGGAGAGATGGTAATTGATACTTTGCCTGGCACACAGAAGCAAGAAAGGAGATACCTAATTTATGATATGATGGCCCTCAACGGTGTGTCTATCGTAGAG CAACCCTTTTGTGAACGCTGGAGAATGATTGACAAAGAAGTGATCGGGCCAAGGAATCATGAACGCCAACATATATGCCAGAGTGGAAACCCTTACTATAGATATGAGTGTGAGCCTTTCAGG ATGAGGAGGAAGAATTTTTGGCTGCTCTCTACTGTCAGAAAAGTTCTCAAAGAACTTATTCCAGAGCTTTCACATGAAGCAGATGGTCTTATTTTTCAG gGTTGGCTAGATCCTTATGTTCCTCTCACGCATCATGGTCTGTTGAAGTGGAAATACCCCGAGATGAACTCGGTTGACTTCCTGTTTGAG GTGGTTGACGGTCGTGAATTGCTTTATCTACATGAACGAGGGAAGAAGAAACTGATGGAAGGGAATAGAGTCGTTTTCCCAG atagtTCTGACCCGTCAGATTACTTGGGTAAAATAATAGAGTGTTCTTGGGATTCCAATAACCAAGAATGGGTGTGGATGAGGACCAGAATTGATAAAGGAACTCCAAATGATTACAACACGTACAGGAAG GTTTTGAGAAGTATTACTGACAACATCACTGAAGAAGTGTTGTTGAATGAGATCTCTGAGATCATTCTACTGCCAATTTATGTGGAAGGGATACAGAATGATAGCAAAGCTCACCATCACTCTGGCTTAGTACGACGCAGATGA
- the LOC104095191 gene encoding uncharacterized protein isoform X3, which produces MDLNALPHPEDDEEIFGQQLEDEPEEFIVKHSHEHADYVASAVEISRREREERIQRLKRHRPDDRPTYPSQPRMRDEIYLTKTQKPSSRLPPGWLDCPAFGREIGRIIPSKVPLDETFNDCVLPGKRYSLRQVLHQQKVLGRKLGMVIDLTNTTRYYSSSDWRKEGIKHVKIPCKGRDAVPDNESCHLFVYEVSQFLVRQKDVKKYILVHCTHGFNRTGFMIIHFLMRTLPISVTQDNRETQISLSNDDILGDAVPQDQQDDLRQFCYQALKMTPRGRGTHFPGSHPVSLNRDNLQLLRQRYYYATWKADGTRYMMLITMGGCFLIDRHFNFRRVQMRFPCTHTDEGVAKRVHHFTLLDGEMVIDTLPGTQKQERRYLIYDMMALNGVSIVEQPFCERWRMIDKEVIGPRNHERQHICQSGNPYYRYECEPFRMRRKNFWLLSTVRKVLKELIPELSHEADGLIFQGWLDPYVPLTHHGLLKWKYPEMNSVDFLFEVVDGRELLYLHERGKKKLMEGNRVVFPDSSDPSDYLGKIIECSWDSNNQEWVWMRTRIDKGTPNDYNTYRKVLRSITDNITEEVLLNEISEIILLPIYVEGIQNDSKAHHHSGLVRRR; this is translated from the exons ATGGATCTGAATGCCTTGCCTCATCCAGAGGATGACGAAGAGATTTTTGGACAACAATTAGAAGATGAACCAGAAGAATTCATTGTGAAACATAGCCATGAACATGCAGATTATGTTGCGAGTGCCGTGGAGATTTCACGCCGG GAGCGGGAGGAAAGGATTCAAAGACTTAAAAGACATCGTCCAGATGATAGGCCAACATATCCATCTCAGCCACGAATGCGTGATGAGATTTATCTGACAAAGACACAGAAGCCTAGCAGCAGACTTCCTCCAG GTTGGTTGGATTGTCCTGCATTTGGGCGGGAGATAGGTCGCATTATTCCTTCAAAGGTTCCTCTCGATGAAACTTTCAACGACTGTGTTCTTCCTGGCAAAAGATACTCGTTGAGGCAAGTCCTCCACCAACAGAAAGTTTTGGGAAGAAAG CTTGGTATGGTGATTGATCTCACAAATACAACTCGATACTATTCATCGTCAGATTGGAGGAAAGAAGGCATCAAGCATGTAAAG ATTCCATGCAAAGGCCGTGATGCTGTACCTGACAATGAGTCTTGCCATTTATTTGTCTATGAG GTTTCACAATTCCTTGTCCGTCAGAAAGATGTGAAGAAGTATATTCTTGTGCATTGCACACATGGGTTTAATCGCACTGGGTTCATGATTATTCATTTTCTTATGCGTACGCTGCCGATATCTGTCACTCAG GATAATCGCGAAACACAAATATCATTGTCAAATGACGACATCCTGGGTGATGCAGTCCCACAAGATCAGCAAGATGATTTGCGACAGTTCTGTTATCAAGCACTGAAAATGACCCCAAGG GGCAGAGGCACACATTTTCCTGGCTCACATCCAGTCTCTCTTAACAG GGACAACTTGCAATTATTAAGGCAGCGCTACTACTATGCTACATGGAAGGCTGATGGGACACGGTATATGATGCTGATCACGATGGGTGGTTGTTTCTTAATTGATAGACATTTCAACTTCCGAAGGGTTCAAATGAGATTTCCGTGCACACACACTGATGAA GGTGTAGCCAAAAGGGTCCACCACTTCACTTTACTTGACGGAGAGATGGTAATTGATACTTTGCCTGGCACACAGAAGCAAGAAAGGAGATACCTAATTTATGATATGATGGCCCTCAACGGTGTGTCTATCGTAGAG CAACCCTTTTGTGAACGCTGGAGAATGATTGACAAAGAAGTGATCGGGCCAAGGAATCATGAACGCCAACATATATGCCAGAGTGGAAACCCTTACTATAGATATGAGTGTGAGCCTTTCAGG ATGAGGAGGAAGAATTTTTGGCTGCTCTCTACTGTCAGAAAAGTTCTCAAAGAACTTATTCCAGAGCTTTCACATGAAGCAGATGGTCTTATTTTTCAG gGTTGGCTAGATCCTTATGTTCCTCTCACGCATCATGGTCTGTTGAAGTGGAAATACCCCGAGATGAACTCGGTTGACTTCCTGTTTGAG GTGGTTGACGGTCGTGAATTGCTTTATCTACATGAACGAGGGAAGAAGAAACTGATGGAAGGGAATAGAGTCGTTTTCCCAG atagtTCTGACCCGTCAGATTACTTGGGTAAAATAATAGAGTGTTCTTGGGATTCCAATAACCAAGAATGGGTGTGGATGAGGACCAGAATTGATAAAGGAACTCCAAATGATTACAACACGTACAGGAAG GTTTTGAGAAGTATTACTGACAACATCACTGAAGAAGTGTTGTTGAATGAGATCTCTGAGATCATTCTACTGCCAATTTATGTGGAAGGGATACAGAATGATAGCAAAGCTCACCATCACTCTGGCTTAGTACGACGCAGATGA
- the LOC104095191 gene encoding uncharacterized protein isoform X2, giving the protein MDLNALPHPEDDEEIFGQQLEDEPEEFIVKHSHEHADYVASAVEISRREREERIQRLKRHRPDDRPTYPSQPRMRDEIYLTKTQKPSSRLPPGWLDCPAFGREIGRIIPSKVPLDETFNDCVLPGKRYSLRQVLHQQKVLGRKLGMVIDLTNTTRYYSSSDWRKEGIKHVKIPCKGRDAVPDNESCHLFVYEVSQFLVRQKDVKKYILVHCTHGFNRTGFMIIHFLMRTLPISVTQAIKIFTDARPPGIYKPDYIDALYAFYHEEKPEMVVCPVTPEWKRSSDLDLNGDAMPDIDDDGGPALPLPDNRETQISLSNDDILGDAVPQDQQDDLRQFCYQALKMTPRGRGTHFPGSHPVSLNRDNLQLLRQRYYYATWKADGTRYMMLITMGGCFLIDRHFNFRRVQMRFPCTHTDEQPFCERWRMIDKEVIGPRNHERQHICQSGNPYYRYECEPFRMRRKNFWLLSTVRKVLKELIPELSHEADGLIFQGWLDPYVPLTHHGLLKWKYPEMNSVDFLFEVVDGRELLYLHERGKKKLMEGNRVVFPDSSDPSDYLGKIIECSWDSNNQEWVWMRTRIDKGTPNDYNTYRKVLRSITDNITEEVLLNEISEIILLPIYVEGIQNDSKAHHHSGLVRRR; this is encoded by the exons ATGGATCTGAATGCCTTGCCTCATCCAGAGGATGACGAAGAGATTTTTGGACAACAATTAGAAGATGAACCAGAAGAATTCATTGTGAAACATAGCCATGAACATGCAGATTATGTTGCGAGTGCCGTGGAGATTTCACGCCGG GAGCGGGAGGAAAGGATTCAAAGACTTAAAAGACATCGTCCAGATGATAGGCCAACATATCCATCTCAGCCACGAATGCGTGATGAGATTTATCTGACAAAGACACAGAAGCCTAGCAGCAGACTTCCTCCAG GTTGGTTGGATTGTCCTGCATTTGGGCGGGAGATAGGTCGCATTATTCCTTCAAAGGTTCCTCTCGATGAAACTTTCAACGACTGTGTTCTTCCTGGCAAAAGATACTCGTTGAGGCAAGTCCTCCACCAACAGAAAGTTTTGGGAAGAAAG CTTGGTATGGTGATTGATCTCACAAATACAACTCGATACTATTCATCGTCAGATTGGAGGAAAGAAGGCATCAAGCATGTAAAG ATTCCATGCAAAGGCCGTGATGCTGTACCTGACAATGAGTCTTGCCATTTATTTGTCTATGAG GTTTCACAATTCCTTGTCCGTCAGAAAGATGTGAAGAAGTATATTCTTGTGCATTGCACACATGGGTTTAATCGCACTGGGTTCATGATTATTCATTTTCTTATGCGTACGCTGCCGATATCTGTCACTCAG GCAATCAAAATTTTTACTGATGCTCGCCCTCCTGGGATCTATAAGCCAGACTATATTGATGCTTTATATGCCTTTTATCATGAGGAAAAACCTGAAATGGTTGTTTGCCCTGTAACACCTGAGTGGAAAAGGTCTTCTGATCTTGATTTGAATGGCGATGCTATGCCGGATATCGATGATGATGGAGGTCCTGCGCTTCCGTTGCCT GATAATCGCGAAACACAAATATCATTGTCAAATGACGACATCCTGGGTGATGCAGTCCCACAAGATCAGCAAGATGATTTGCGACAGTTCTGTTATCAAGCACTGAAAATGACCCCAAGG GGCAGAGGCACACATTTTCCTGGCTCACATCCAGTCTCTCTTAACAG GGACAACTTGCAATTATTAAGGCAGCGCTACTACTATGCTACATGGAAGGCTGATGGGACACGGTATATGATGCTGATCACGATGGGTGGTTGTTTCTTAATTGATAGACATTTCAACTTCCGAAGGGTTCAAATGAGATTTCCGTGCACACACACTGATGAA CAACCCTTTTGTGAACGCTGGAGAATGATTGACAAAGAAGTGATCGGGCCAAGGAATCATGAACGCCAACATATATGCCAGAGTGGAAACCCTTACTATAGATATGAGTGTGAGCCTTTCAGG ATGAGGAGGAAGAATTTTTGGCTGCTCTCTACTGTCAGAAAAGTTCTCAAAGAACTTATTCCAGAGCTTTCACATGAAGCAGATGGTCTTATTTTTCAG gGTTGGCTAGATCCTTATGTTCCTCTCACGCATCATGGTCTGTTGAAGTGGAAATACCCCGAGATGAACTCGGTTGACTTCCTGTTTGAG GTGGTTGACGGTCGTGAATTGCTTTATCTACATGAACGAGGGAAGAAGAAACTGATGGAAGGGAATAGAGTCGTTTTCCCAG atagtTCTGACCCGTCAGATTACTTGGGTAAAATAATAGAGTGTTCTTGGGATTCCAATAACCAAGAATGGGTGTGGATGAGGACCAGAATTGATAAAGGAACTCCAAATGATTACAACACGTACAGGAAG GTTTTGAGAAGTATTACTGACAACATCACTGAAGAAGTGTTGTTGAATGAGATCTCTGAGATCATTCTACTGCCAATTTATGTGGAAGGGATACAGAATGATAGCAAAGCTCACCATCACTCTGGCTTAGTACGACGCAGATGA
- the LOC104095191 gene encoding mRNA-capping enzyme subunit alpha-like isoform X6 — protein sequence MDLNALPHPEDDEEIFGQQLEDEPEEFIVKHSHEHADYVASAVEISRREREERIQRLKRHRPDDRPTYPSQPRMRDEIYLTKTQKPSSRLPPGWLDCPAFGREIGRIIPSKVPLDETFNDCVLPGKRYSLRQVLHQQKVLGRKLGMVIDLTNTTRYYSSSDWRKEGIKHVKIPCKGRDAVPDNESCHLFVYEDNRETQISLSNDDILGDAVPQDQQDDLRQFCYQALKMTPRGRGTHFPGSHPVSLNRDNLQLLRQRYYYATWKADGTRYMMLITMGGCFLIDRHFNFRRVQMRFPCTHTDEGVAKRVHHFTLLDGEMVIDTLPGTQKQERRYLIYDMMALNGVSIVEQPFCERWRMIDKEVIGPRNHERQHICQSGNPYYRYECEPFRMRRKNFWLLSTVRKVLKELIPELSHEADGLIFQGWLDPYVPLTHHGLLKWKYPEMNSVDFLFEVVDGRELLYLHERGKKKLMEGNRVVFPDSSDPSDYLGKIIECSWDSNNQEWVWMRTRIDKGTPNDYNTYRKVLRSITDNITEEVLLNEISEIILLPIYVEGIQNDSKAHHHSGLVRRR from the exons ATGGATCTGAATGCCTTGCCTCATCCAGAGGATGACGAAGAGATTTTTGGACAACAATTAGAAGATGAACCAGAAGAATTCATTGTGAAACATAGCCATGAACATGCAGATTATGTTGCGAGTGCCGTGGAGATTTCACGCCGG GAGCGGGAGGAAAGGATTCAAAGACTTAAAAGACATCGTCCAGATGATAGGCCAACATATCCATCTCAGCCACGAATGCGTGATGAGATTTATCTGACAAAGACACAGAAGCCTAGCAGCAGACTTCCTCCAG GTTGGTTGGATTGTCCTGCATTTGGGCGGGAGATAGGTCGCATTATTCCTTCAAAGGTTCCTCTCGATGAAACTTTCAACGACTGTGTTCTTCCTGGCAAAAGATACTCGTTGAGGCAAGTCCTCCACCAACAGAAAGTTTTGGGAAGAAAG CTTGGTATGGTGATTGATCTCACAAATACAACTCGATACTATTCATCGTCAGATTGGAGGAAAGAAGGCATCAAGCATGTAAAG ATTCCATGCAAAGGCCGTGATGCTGTACCTGACAATGAGTCTTGCCATTTATTTGTCTATGAG GATAATCGCGAAACACAAATATCATTGTCAAATGACGACATCCTGGGTGATGCAGTCCCACAAGATCAGCAAGATGATTTGCGACAGTTCTGTTATCAAGCACTGAAAATGACCCCAAGG GGCAGAGGCACACATTTTCCTGGCTCACATCCAGTCTCTCTTAACAG GGACAACTTGCAATTATTAAGGCAGCGCTACTACTATGCTACATGGAAGGCTGATGGGACACGGTATATGATGCTGATCACGATGGGTGGTTGTTTCTTAATTGATAGACATTTCAACTTCCGAAGGGTTCAAATGAGATTTCCGTGCACACACACTGATGAA GGTGTAGCCAAAAGGGTCCACCACTTCACTTTACTTGACGGAGAGATGGTAATTGATACTTTGCCTGGCACACAGAAGCAAGAAAGGAGATACCTAATTTATGATATGATGGCCCTCAACGGTGTGTCTATCGTAGAG CAACCCTTTTGTGAACGCTGGAGAATGATTGACAAAGAAGTGATCGGGCCAAGGAATCATGAACGCCAACATATATGCCAGAGTGGAAACCCTTACTATAGATATGAGTGTGAGCCTTTCAGG ATGAGGAGGAAGAATTTTTGGCTGCTCTCTACTGTCAGAAAAGTTCTCAAAGAACTTATTCCAGAGCTTTCACATGAAGCAGATGGTCTTATTTTTCAG gGTTGGCTAGATCCTTATGTTCCTCTCACGCATCATGGTCTGTTGAAGTGGAAATACCCCGAGATGAACTCGGTTGACTTCCTGTTTGAG GTGGTTGACGGTCGTGAATTGCTTTATCTACATGAACGAGGGAAGAAGAAACTGATGGAAGGGAATAGAGTCGTTTTCCCAG atagtTCTGACCCGTCAGATTACTTGGGTAAAATAATAGAGTGTTCTTGGGATTCCAATAACCAAGAATGGGTGTGGATGAGGACCAGAATTGATAAAGGAACTCCAAATGATTACAACACGTACAGGAAG GTTTTGAGAAGTATTACTGACAACATCACTGAAGAAGTGTTGTTGAATGAGATCTCTGAGATCATTCTACTGCCAATTTATGTGGAAGGGATACAGAATGATAGCAAAGCTCACCATCACTCTGGCTTAGTACGACGCAGATGA
- the LOC104095191 gene encoding uncharacterized protein isoform X4 — MRDEIYLTKTQKPSSRLPPGWLDCPAFGREIGRIIPSKVPLDETFNDCVLPGKRYSLRQVLHQQKVLGRKLGMVIDLTNTTRYYSSSDWRKEGIKHVKIPCKGRDAVPDNESCHLFVYEVSQFLVRQKDVKKYILVHCTHGFNRTGFMIIHFLMRTLPISVTQAIKIFTDARPPGIYKPDYIDALYAFYHEEKPEMVVCPVTPEWKRSSDLDLNGDAMPDIDDDGGPALPLPDNRETQISLSNDDILGDAVPQDQQDDLRQFCYQALKMTPRGRGTHFPGSHPVSLNRDNLQLLRQRYYYATWKADGTRYMMLITMGGCFLIDRHFNFRRVQMRFPCTHTDEGVAKRVHHFTLLDGEMVIDTLPGTQKQERRYLIYDMMALNGVSIVEQPFCERWRMIDKEVIGPRNHERQHICQSGNPYYRYECEPFRMRRKNFWLLSTVRKVLKELIPELSHEADGLIFQGWLDPYVPLTHHGLLKWKYPEMNSVDFLFEVVDGRELLYLHERGKKKLMEGNRVVFPDSSDPSDYLGKIIECSWDSNNQEWVWMRTRIDKGTPNDYNTYRKVLRSITDNITEEVLLNEISEIILLPIYVEGIQNDSKAHHHSGLVRRR; from the exons ATGCGTGATGAGATTTATCTGACAAAGACACAGAAGCCTAGCAGCAGACTTCCTCCAG GTTGGTTGGATTGTCCTGCATTTGGGCGGGAGATAGGTCGCATTATTCCTTCAAAGGTTCCTCTCGATGAAACTTTCAACGACTGTGTTCTTCCTGGCAAAAGATACTCGTTGAGGCAAGTCCTCCACCAACAGAAAGTTTTGGGAAGAAAG CTTGGTATGGTGATTGATCTCACAAATACAACTCGATACTATTCATCGTCAGATTGGAGGAAAGAAGGCATCAAGCATGTAAAG ATTCCATGCAAAGGCCGTGATGCTGTACCTGACAATGAGTCTTGCCATTTATTTGTCTATGAG GTTTCACAATTCCTTGTCCGTCAGAAAGATGTGAAGAAGTATATTCTTGTGCATTGCACACATGGGTTTAATCGCACTGGGTTCATGATTATTCATTTTCTTATGCGTACGCTGCCGATATCTGTCACTCAG GCAATCAAAATTTTTACTGATGCTCGCCCTCCTGGGATCTATAAGCCAGACTATATTGATGCTTTATATGCCTTTTATCATGAGGAAAAACCTGAAATGGTTGTTTGCCCTGTAACACCTGAGTGGAAAAGGTCTTCTGATCTTGATTTGAATGGCGATGCTATGCCGGATATCGATGATGATGGAGGTCCTGCGCTTCCGTTGCCT GATAATCGCGAAACACAAATATCATTGTCAAATGACGACATCCTGGGTGATGCAGTCCCACAAGATCAGCAAGATGATTTGCGACAGTTCTGTTATCAAGCACTGAAAATGACCCCAAGG GGCAGAGGCACACATTTTCCTGGCTCACATCCAGTCTCTCTTAACAG GGACAACTTGCAATTATTAAGGCAGCGCTACTACTATGCTACATGGAAGGCTGATGGGACACGGTATATGATGCTGATCACGATGGGTGGTTGTTTCTTAATTGATAGACATTTCAACTTCCGAAGGGTTCAAATGAGATTTCCGTGCACACACACTGATGAA GGTGTAGCCAAAAGGGTCCACCACTTCACTTTACTTGACGGAGAGATGGTAATTGATACTTTGCCTGGCACACAGAAGCAAGAAAGGAGATACCTAATTTATGATATGATGGCCCTCAACGGTGTGTCTATCGTAGAG CAACCCTTTTGTGAACGCTGGAGAATGATTGACAAAGAAGTGATCGGGCCAAGGAATCATGAACGCCAACATATATGCCAGAGTGGAAACCCTTACTATAGATATGAGTGTGAGCCTTTCAGG ATGAGGAGGAAGAATTTTTGGCTGCTCTCTACTGTCAGAAAAGTTCTCAAAGAACTTATTCCAGAGCTTTCACATGAAGCAGATGGTCTTATTTTTCAG gGTTGGCTAGATCCTTATGTTCCTCTCACGCATCATGGTCTGTTGAAGTGGAAATACCCCGAGATGAACTCGGTTGACTTCCTGTTTGAG GTGGTTGACGGTCGTGAATTGCTTTATCTACATGAACGAGGGAAGAAGAAACTGATGGAAGGGAATAGAGTCGTTTTCCCAG atagtTCTGACCCGTCAGATTACTTGGGTAAAATAATAGAGTGTTCTTGGGATTCCAATAACCAAGAATGGGTGTGGATGAGGACCAGAATTGATAAAGGAACTCCAAATGATTACAACACGTACAGGAAG GTTTTGAGAAGTATTACTGACAACATCACTGAAGAAGTGTTGTTGAATGAGATCTCTGAGATCATTCTACTGCCAATTTATGTGGAAGGGATACAGAATGATAGCAAAGCTCACCATCACTCTGGCTTAGTACGACGCAGATGA